CGTTTGGTAAAGTGCAAGAAGCTATGTCATATTTAGTTGATTCATATGCTAATATCGCACAATGGTGTTCAGTAATTCGTCGACTTGAAGGTTTTGATAGACATATTGGTGAAGCTGTAGCTTTAAAATCTGAAGTTGATTTTATTTGTGCCGATGATGTGAAGCTTGATGATGTAGATGTGTATTTGCCAAATGGCGATACTTTAGTAAAAAGTTGTAGCCTTGATATGCAGGATAAACATAGCTTATTAATCATGGGTCAATCTGGTGTCGGTAAATCGACGATGCTTAGGACTTTAGCTGGTATTTGGCCGTATGCTAAAGGAAAAATCACTTTGCCAAATGAAAATAAGTTTTTGTTTTTACCTCAAAAACCGTATTTGCCACTTGGTTCATTGCGCAGAGCAATTTATTATCCTTTAGTTGAAGATAAGACGCAAGATGATAAATTAAAAGAAATTTTAATCATGTGCCAGTTAGGTAAATTAGTTAATAAATTAGATGAAGTAGATGATTGGAGCAGAATTTTATCTTTAGGTGAACAACAGCGTTTAGCATTTGCTCGTGTCTTACTGTATAAACCGCAATATGTATTCTTAGATGAAGCTACATCGGCAACGGATGAAGCTTTAGAGCAGTATTTATATTCTATGTTGATTAAAGAATTGCCTAAGTTAAAGATTATAAGTATTGGTCATCGTGCAAGTCTTATGGAAAATCATGAATATAAACTTACATTATATAATGAAGGCAAATGGAGCTTAGAAAAGTTATGAAAAAAAATCAAGAAATAGAAGTAAAATTGCAGATAAAAAATGAAATTGAAGTAGAGAAAATATCTGCATGGCTTAAATCAATCTCTAATGGTAAGTTGCAAAATATTGAAATGAAAGCTGTTTATTATGACACAGAAGATGGTTTTTTCAATAAACATAGGATAGCTTATCGTGTTCGTAGAGAAAACAATAGTATTGTAGCAACGTACAAAAGCGGAAACGTGAATAAAAATGGCATTTTTGAACGAGTAGAAATTAATAAAGTGGCAAAAAGTGTAGAGCCAGATATTACAGTGTTTGCAGATGAAGCATCAATTTGGGAAATTGTTAAAACGGTCGAAAGTGTTGATTTAAAGCCTATTGTAGTCACTGACTTTGTGAGAGAATGCGCAGTGATTGAATGGCAAAATTCACAAGTTGAAATAGCTTTGGACCAAGGCACTGTTTTGGGAAAAAATAATAAAAGTCCTATTTGTGAGCTGGAATTGGAATTAAAAGATGGCAATGAGAATGACTTGTTAGATTTAAAAACAAAGTTAATGCAAAGATTTGCTATAGAAAATTCTGTTATCAGTAAGTACAAGAAAGGTTTGATTTTAGCGGGGTTATCGTAATAACCTCGTTATTTTTTTGTAAAAAGTTTATAAAGTTATATAAAAACTTTATAAATTTTTTATATTTAGGCAGGATTTACATACACAATGTAGAATACTAAATATTATCCAAAGAAGTGTAACAAATGCAAATTTATTTACAAGTTATTGTACATAAAAAAAGAGAATTTCTTACAGAAGATTTTGGAGAGAGTTAATGTTTATTTAGTAAGAAGTGATATCTACATTCGTATTCAAAGATGTATGGTTAATTCAAATTTTGTAAAATGTAAGAGAATTGGAAAATTAACTTGAAACCTTAATAATAATGTAGACAATGTCGATGATTTTCAGGAGGGTTTTATTATGAGAAAAACAGAATGCGTAGCTATGATATTAGCTGGCGGACAGGGAAGCAGACTTGGTGCTTTAACAAAAAATATAGCTAAACCGGCTGTTCCTTTTGGTGGAAAATATCGTATTATCGATTTTCCACTTAGCAATTGTTCTAATTCCGGAATAGAAACAGTAGGTGTGCTTACTCAGTATCGTCCTTTAGAGCTGCATACATACTTGTCTACAGGTGAAGCGTGGAATTTAGACCGTAAAAATGGCGGTGTATATATTCTTCCTCCATATGCACGTGATAAAGGTGCTGACTGGTATAGAGGTACAGCTGATGCAATTTACCAGAATATTAATTTCGTAAATAAATTTAATCCTAAATATGTATTGATTTTATCTGGTGACCATATTTATACTATGGACTATTCTTGGATGATTGAAGAACACAAAATGAAAAAAGCACAGGCTACTATCGGTGTTATTAAAGTTCCAATGAAAGAAGCTTCTCGCTTTGGTATCATGAGCACAGATAAAACTGGCAGAATTACTAAATTTGCTGAAAAACCAGCACAACCAGAAAGTAATCTTGCTTCCATGGGTATTTATGTATTCGATTGGGATTTCTTACGTGAATATCTGGAAGAAGATGCTAAAAAAGAAAATACAAGCCATGACTTTGGTAAAGATATTATTCCAAAAATGCTTGCAGATAATGCTAGACTTTATTCTTATGCATTTGAAGGTTATTGGAAAGACGTTGGAACAATCGATAGCCTTTGGGAAGCTAATATGGACCTTTTAAAAGACAAACAGCCGTTTGATATGAATGGTAAATGGAAAATCTATTCTGTAGATATGGCTATGCCACCTCATTATGTAGGTCCAAAAGCTAAAGTTAAAAATAGCTTAGTTAGTGAAGGTGCCATGATTTGTGGTGAAGTAAGAAATTCTGTTATATTCCCTGGTGTACGCATTGCTAAAGGTGCAAAAGTTGTTAATTCTGTAATTATGCCATTTGCAAAAATCGAAGCTGATGCTGTAGTAGAAAAAGCTATTGTAGCTCAAAACAGTAAGATTGAAACAAATGCACATGTTGGTTCAGATGACGGCTCAATAGTGGTTATACCTGAAGGCGAAACAGTTAGAGCCGTAACGGTAGCAGAAGCTAAAGACAATGTAAATGTAGGATAAGCGGGGGAGATAACTATGAAAAATGTTCTTGGTATAATGGACCTTAATGAAAGTGAAGCTCATATTAGAACACTGACAAGCAAAAGACCAGTAGCTACTTTGCCAATTGCAGGTAGATATCGTTTGATTGACTTTGCTTTGTCCAGTATGGTTAATTCAGGCATTATAAAAATCGGTTTGATGTTGCCAGCAAAATCTCGTTCAATCGTGGACCATCTTCGTTCTGGTAAAGATTGGGATTTAGCTCGCCGTCATGATGGTTTATTTTATTTGCCAGCATTAAAAGAAAAGAAAGACACACGTAATGGTAATTTACAATCTTTCTATTCTTATTTGAACTTTGTAAAAAAATCTGACCAGGAATATGTGCTTATTTCTGGTAGTAGATTCCTTTATAATATTGATTTTAGAACAGTATTGCGTTTCCATCAGAATACTGGTGCTGATATCACTATGATTTACCATGTAGAAAATAAAGAAACAAGTGCTCCAGCAACTATTTTAAAAACAAGTGAAAATGGTTTAGTAAATGATATAATCGACAGCTCTAGCACATATGAAAATGCTAAAGTATTCATGGGAATATATATCATGTCTACTAAAAAATATGAAGAACTCGTTTCTAATGCATATGAACGTGGTGGACGCGATTTCTTAATTGATGCGATTTTACGCAATCAGGATAATTTGAATATATACGCTTTCCAACATGAAGGCTATGTATCTGAAATCAATTCTACTATTAGCTATTACAAAACAAATATGGACCTTTTAAAACCAGAAATCTGGGAAGAATTGTTCATGAGTGACAATCCTATTTATACTAGAGTAAGAGATGAAGCTCCTGTTCAATATAAAAAACAAGCTAAAGCAGTGAACTCCTTAGTTGCTAATGGCTGTGTTATTGAAGGCTCTGTAGAAAACAGTATCTTGTTCCGCGGTGTAAAAATCGGTAAAGGTGTACAAGTTAAAAATAGCGTAATCATGCAGAACTGTGATTTACAGGAAGATTCTTTAATCGAAAATGTTATTTGCGATAAGAATGTAGTGGTAACTGATGGTAAATGGCTTAAAGGTGCTGAAAATTATCCATTAATTATTGAAAAAAATACTGTTATTTAATTAATTAAAATAAAAAGGCAAAGCCGTCTAGCATTAGTTGCCGGACGGCTTTGACTGTTGTATGAACAGGTAGTATAATGACACTGGAGACACTAACAAAATTTATAGGAGGAAATAAAGTGAGTGTATCAATTATAAACAAGCAGATTGAGGAAAAAGCAAGTTTACAAAAGTCTTTCTTAAAGACTGCGAACATGTTGTTTGGTAAAGAATGGGATGAATTAACCAAAGAAGAACTTTATCAGACTTTGGTTAACACCATTCGTCAGTATGTCAGTGAAAATTGGATAATGACTAATAAATATTATGCAGAACACAATTGCAAGGAAGTATATTATTTCTCTATAGAATTCTTATTAGGTCGTTTGTTAAATTCCAATTTAATTAATTTGGATATGAAAGATATCTGCAAAGATGCTTTAGCTGACTTGGGTATTGATATTAATGAATTATTTAAACAAGAACCTGATGCTGGTCTTGGTAATGGCGGTCTTGGCAGACTTGCAGCTTGCTTTATTGATTCTATGGCTTCATTGGGTCTTCCAGGCCATGGTTGTACTATCCGTTATCAATATGGCTTGTTCGAACAAAAAATTATAAATAATCAGCAGGTAGAAATTCCAGATAATTGGCTTAAAAATGGTTTTGCTTGGGAATATAGAAAAGCAGACAAAGAAGTTAGAGTAAACTTTGGCGGTAATGCTTACATGGCAGAACAAGAAGATGGTTCTTTGAAACTCGTACATGAAGGTTATGATACAGTTTCAGCTGTTCCATATGATGTGCCAATTGTTGGTTATCATAATAATGTAGTAAATACACTTCGTTTATGGAATGCAGAAGTTCCAAAAGATTATGCATCTTTATCTGGAACAAGAGAACAACTTCAAGAAAGACTTCGTCAGTCTTATCGCATTCAGGCAATCACTTCTTGCTTGTATCCAGACGATAGTTCTTATGAAGGTAAACTCTTACGTTTAACACAGGAATACTTCTTTGTATCTGCTGGTGTTCAGAGTATCGTTCGCCATTATAAACGTCGTAAAGGCGCACTCAGTGCATTTGCAAATCAGGTTGCTATTCATATCAATGATACACATCCTGCTATGGCAATTCCAGAACTCATGCGTGTACTCGTCGATGTTGAAGGTATGGATTGGGAAAAAGCTTGGAATATCACTAAAAATACAATAGCATATACAAACCATACAATTATGCCAGAAGCACTTGAAACATGGCCAATTGATATGTTCAAAAAATTATTACCACGTATTTACATGATTATTGAAGAAATCAATGCACGTTTCTTGGATAATATCAGAAAAATGTATCCTGGTGATGAAGAACGCGTTCGTCGTGTATCCATCATTCAAGATGGCATGGTTCATATGGCTCGTCTTTCTGTAGTAGGTAGCCATAGCGTAAATGGTGTAGCTAAAATTCATTCTGATATCTTAAAATCTTACAGTATGAAAGATTTCAATGAAATTTATCCTAAGAAATTTAACAATAAAACAAATGGTATTACACATCGCCGTTGGCTCATTGCAGCAAACCCAGAACTTTCTTCTTTAATTGATGAAGCTATTTCTGATAAATGGCGTCGAAATCCATCTCGCTTGATTGATTTGTTAGATTTCAAAGATGATAAAGCATTCCTTGATAAATTAGATGAAGTTAAAAAAGGTCATAAACTTTATTTAGCTGGACATATTAAGAGACGTATCGGTTTTGATATTGACCCTAACTCTGTATATGACATTCAAGTTAAACGTATACATTCTTATAAACGTCAGATTATGAACATTCTCCATGTAATGTATGTTTATAATTGGATAAAACGTGACCCATCTATTAAAAATCAAATGCTTCCAAGAACATTTATGTTTGCAGGTAAAGCAGCACCTGGCTATCATATTGCAAAAGAAACAATTCGTTTGATTAATACAGTAGCTAGTGTAGTTAACAACGATAAAGATGTTAACGACCATATTCGTGTAGTATTTTTACCTAACTACAGTGTTACTTTAGCTGAAAAATTATTCCCAGCAGCAGATGTAAGTGAACAGATTTCCCTTGCAGGTAAAGAAGCATCTGGTACATCTAATATGAAATTCATGATGAATGGTGCGATTACACTTGGTACTTTGGATGGAGCAAATGTAGAAATTTGTGATGCTGTAGGCGAAGAAAATTGCATTATCTTTGGTCTTAAAGCTGAAGAAGTTATGGAATACTATAAAACAGGTTTATATTCTGCATGGACTGAATACAATGTAAATCCTAAAGTTCATGACGTTGTAGACCAACTTTTAACTGGTCCATTTGTTGGAAATGGCGATTTCCATGACTTACACAATTATCTCTTTAGCAGTAATGATGAATACTTTGTATTTAAAGATTTCATGTCTTATTGTGCAGCTCATTCCAAAATTAAAGCAAAATATAACGACCATTATGGTTGGTTAAAATCCAGCCTTATTAACATAGCACATTCTGGTCAATTCTCTAGTGATAGAACTATTGCTGAATATGCTAAAGATATTTGGAATGTACATCCTATTAATTTAATAAAAGAATAATAGAGATTTTGTTGTATTAGTAAGTTGTATTAATGATGAACTCCCGTTTTAGCATTGTTAAAGCGGGAGTACATTATAAAAATAAATGACTCCAAAGGAGAACTTAATATGAAAGTTTCAGCGTTGAATGATTTTGATCTGTATTTGTATCATCAGGGTACAAATTTCTATACTTATCAGATGTTAGGAGCTCATTTTGTAAAAGAAAGCGGTGTGGATGGTGTTCGCTTTGCTGTTTGGGCACCACATGCTAGAGCTGTAAGTGTTGTAGGCGATTTTAACAAATGGGACGTTTCTATAAATCCAATGAGACGCATATCAGATGGTGAAATTTGGTCAGTATTTATTCCAGGTCTTGAAGAAGGAGAAATTTACAAATATTCAATTGAACCATCTTATGGTGGAGAACGTATTCTAAAAGCAGACCCATACGCTTTTTATGCAGAAAAGAAACCAAAAACGGCTTCTCGTTTATATAAGCTTGCAGGCTATGAATGGCATGACCAAAAATGGCAAGAAGAAAAAAGTCAAAAATCTTCTTATGACAATCCAATGCTCATTTATGAAGTTCATTTGGGTTCTTGGCGCCGTGATGCAGAAGGAAATTATTTGACTTATAAAGAAGCAGCTAAACAACTTGTGAATTATGTGAAAGAAATGAATTATACACATATTGAGTTTATGCCACTTTGTGAACATCCATTTGATGGTTCATGGGGTTATCAGGCAACTGGTTATTATGCTGTTACTAGCCGATATGGTGAACCTAAAGATTTTATGTATTTAGTAGATTTAGCGCATCAAAATAATATTGGTATCATCATGGACTGGGTACCAGGACATTTTTGTAATGATGCTCATGGTCTGCGTCGTTTTGATGGCGAAACATTATATGAATCAGATAATGAAAAACGTCGTGAAAACTGGGACTGGGGTACTACTAACTTTGATTATGGACGTAGAGAAGTACATAGCTTCTTAATTTCCAATGCTCTGTTTTGGCTTTCTGAATATC
The window above is part of the Megamonas hypermegale genome. Proteins encoded here:
- a CDS encoding CYTH domain-containing protein translates to MKKNQEIEVKLQIKNEIEVEKISAWLKSISNGKLQNIEMKAVYYDTEDGFFNKHRIAYRVRRENNSIVATYKSGNVNKNGIFERVEINKVAKSVEPDITVFADEASIWEIVKTVESVDLKPIVVTDFVRECAVIEWQNSQVEIALDQGTVLGKNNKSPICELELELKDGNENDLLDLKTKLMQRFAIENSVISKYKKGLILAGLS
- a CDS encoding glucose-1-phosphate adenylyltransferase produces the protein MRKTECVAMILAGGQGSRLGALTKNIAKPAVPFGGKYRIIDFPLSNCSNSGIETVGVLTQYRPLELHTYLSTGEAWNLDRKNGGVYILPPYARDKGADWYRGTADAIYQNINFVNKFNPKYVLILSGDHIYTMDYSWMIEEHKMKKAQATIGVIKVPMKEASRFGIMSTDKTGRITKFAEKPAQPESNLASMGIYVFDWDFLREYLEEDAKKENTSHDFGKDIIPKMLADNARLYSYAFEGYWKDVGTIDSLWEANMDLLKDKQPFDMNGKWKIYSVDMAMPPHYVGPKAKVKNSLVSEGAMICGEVRNSVIFPGVRIAKGAKVVNSVIMPFAKIEADAVVEKAIVAQNSKIETNAHVGSDDGSIVVIPEGETVRAVTVAEAKDNVNVG
- the glgD gene encoding glucose-1-phosphate adenylyltransferase subunit GlgD — encoded protein: MKNVLGIMDLNESEAHIRTLTSKRPVATLPIAGRYRLIDFALSSMVNSGIIKIGLMLPAKSRSIVDHLRSGKDWDLARRHDGLFYLPALKEKKDTRNGNLQSFYSYLNFVKKSDQEYVLISGSRFLYNIDFRTVLRFHQNTGADITMIYHVENKETSAPATILKTSENGLVNDIIDSSSTYENAKVFMGIYIMSTKKYEELVSNAYERGGRDFLIDAILRNQDNLNIYAFQHEGYVSEINSTISYYKTNMDLLKPEIWEELFMSDNPIYTRVRDEAPVQYKKQAKAVNSLVANGCVIEGSVENSILFRGVKIGKGVQVKNSVIMQNCDLQEDSLIENVICDKNVVVTDGKWLKGAENYPLIIEKNTVI
- a CDS encoding glycogen/starch/alpha-glucan phosphorylase, with the protein product MSVSIINKQIEEKASLQKSFLKTANMLFGKEWDELTKEELYQTLVNTIRQYVSENWIMTNKYYAEHNCKEVYYFSIEFLLGRLLNSNLINLDMKDICKDALADLGIDINELFKQEPDAGLGNGGLGRLAACFIDSMASLGLPGHGCTIRYQYGLFEQKIINNQQVEIPDNWLKNGFAWEYRKADKEVRVNFGGNAYMAEQEDGSLKLVHEGYDTVSAVPYDVPIVGYHNNVVNTLRLWNAEVPKDYASLSGTREQLQERLRQSYRIQAITSCLYPDDSSYEGKLLRLTQEYFFVSAGVQSIVRHYKRRKGALSAFANQVAIHINDTHPAMAIPELMRVLVDVEGMDWEKAWNITKNTIAYTNHTIMPEALETWPIDMFKKLLPRIYMIIEEINARFLDNIRKMYPGDEERVRRVSIIQDGMVHMARLSVVGSHSVNGVAKIHSDILKSYSMKDFNEIYPKKFNNKTNGITHRRWLIAANPELSSLIDEAISDKWRRNPSRLIDLLDFKDDKAFLDKLDEVKKGHKLYLAGHIKRRIGFDIDPNSVYDIQVKRIHSYKRQIMNILHVMYVYNWIKRDPSIKNQMLPRTFMFAGKAAPGYHIAKETIRLINTVASVVNNDKDVNDHIRVVFLPNYSVTLAEKLFPAADVSEQISLAGKEASGTSNMKFMMNGAITLGTLDGANVEICDAVGEENCIIFGLKAEEVMEYYKTGLYSAWTEYNVNPKVHDVVDQLLTGPFVGNGDFHDLHNYLFSSNDEYFVFKDFMSYCAAHSKIKAKYNDHYGWLKSSLINIAHSGQFSSDRTIAEYAKDIWNVHPINLIKE